A region of Streptomyces sp. WMMC500 DNA encodes the following proteins:
- a CDS encoding ABC transporter ATP-binding protein encodes MIRTLLRVLGHQHARPLRRTVALMLVTAVVEGLSYALLVPVLRALFGSSPEDAWPWLAAFGAAFAVYGVLRFTSDLAGFRVGTELLRGLYHRLGDHLARLPVGWYSPGRVGEVSALAGQGVLQAMSVIAHLLAPSLSAAVTPLTIVAVMLVFNWQLGLAALAAVPVVAAVQVWTSRSMAAADEERVARDHEATGRVIEYLQAQPVLRAGGRSAERFRLLDDSLHDVQRASRRTTLSVLPGALGLTLTVQALFTTLLALGAHLALTGDAGAAEVLALLVLAARCADPLLSLSDVAGKFRAARTVVTKLDTVLRTEPLPEAPDPVEPVGHALEFDAVTFRHGDRTVLDGVSLTVAEGERLAVVGPSGAGKSTLLHLLTRFYDVDEGAVRVGGQDVRAIGTETLMSRIAVVFQHVHLFDGTIEDNVRLGRPDATDAEVRAAATAARLDEVVDRLPGGWATAVGEAGTALSGGERQRVAIARALLKNAPVVLLDEVTSALDPVNEAAVHQGVERLMAGRTVVIVAHRMRTVRNADRIVFFAAGRIAEQGTHEALLARNGPYAAFHHATRTPARTP; translated from the coding sequence ATGATCCGTACCCTGCTGCGGGTGCTGGGCCACCAGCACGCCCGCCCACTGCGCCGGACCGTCGCGCTCATGCTGGTGACCGCGGTCGTGGAGGGACTGTCCTACGCGCTGCTGGTCCCCGTGCTGCGCGCGCTCTTCGGCAGTTCGCCCGAGGACGCCTGGCCCTGGCTGGCCGCCTTCGGCGCCGCCTTCGCGGTCTACGGCGTGCTGCGGTTCACCAGTGACCTCGCCGGCTTCCGCGTCGGCACCGAGTTGCTGCGCGGGCTGTACCACCGGCTCGGCGACCACCTCGCCCGGCTGCCCGTCGGCTGGTACAGCCCGGGCCGCGTCGGCGAGGTCTCCGCCCTCGCCGGCCAGGGCGTGCTGCAGGCCATGAGCGTCATCGCGCACCTGCTGGCCCCGTCCCTCTCCGCCGCCGTGACCCCGCTGACGATCGTCGCCGTCATGCTCGTCTTCAACTGGCAGTTGGGGCTTGCCGCGCTCGCCGCCGTCCCGGTGGTCGCCGCCGTGCAGGTCTGGACGAGCCGGTCGATGGCCGCCGCCGACGAGGAGCGGGTCGCGCGCGACCACGAGGCGACCGGGCGCGTCATCGAGTACCTCCAGGCCCAGCCCGTGCTGCGCGCCGGCGGCAGGTCCGCCGAGCGCTTCCGGCTGCTGGACGACTCCCTGCACGACGTGCAGCGCGCCTCCCGCCGCACCACGCTGTCCGTCCTGCCCGGCGCCCTGGGCCTCACGCTCACCGTGCAGGCGCTCTTCACCACGCTCCTCGCCCTCGGCGCCCACCTCGCCCTCACCGGCGACGCCGGCGCGGCCGAGGTGCTCGCCCTGCTCGTCCTCGCCGCCCGCTGCGCGGACCCGCTGCTGTCCCTGTCGGACGTGGCGGGCAAGTTCCGCGCGGCGCGCACCGTGGTGACGAAGCTCGACACCGTGCTGCGCACGGAGCCCCTCCCCGAAGCCCCCGACCCGGTCGAGCCGGTCGGCCATGCCCTGGAGTTCGACGCGGTGACCTTCCGCCACGGCGACCGTACGGTCCTGGACGGCGTGTCCCTCACCGTCGCGGAAGGCGAACGCCTCGCCGTGGTCGGCCCGTCCGGCGCCGGCAAGAGCACCCTGCTGCACCTCCTCACCCGCTTCTACGACGTCGACGAGGGCGCCGTCCGCGTCGGCGGCCAGGACGTCCGCGCGATCGGCACCGAGACCCTGATGTCCCGGATCGCCGTCGTCTTCCAGCACGTCCACCTCTTCGACGGCACCATCGAGGACAACGTCCGCCTCGGCCGCCCCGACGCCACCGACGCCGAGGTCCGCGCCGCCGCCACCGCCGCCCGGCTCGACGAGGTGGTCGACCGCCTCCCCGGCGGCTGGGCGACCGCCGTCGGCGAGGCGGGCACGGCGCTCTCCGGCGGCGAACGCCAGCGGGTGGCGATCGCCCGCGCGCTGTTGAAGAACGCCCCCGTCGTCCTGCTGGACGAAGTCACCTCGGCGCTCGACCCGGTGAACGAGGCGGCCGTCCACCAGGGCGTCGAACGCCTCATGGCGGGCCGCACGGTCGTCATCGTGGCCCACCGGATGCGCACCGTCCGCAACGCCGACCGGATCGTCTTCTTCGCCGCCGGCCGCATAGCAGAACAGGGCACCCACGAAGCCCTCCTGGCCCGCAACGGCCCCTACGCCGCCTTCCACCACGCCACCCGCACCCCGGCCCGTACCCCCTGA
- a CDS encoding DUF1707 domain-containing protein: MTSPADDASTLVGDEERDSGARRLRDAYAEGRLTREDMDARLDGVLSATTRGELAAALASLPAEDPGTTTTIGAAAGRVRRSGPWRVPRTLRVESAYGRVQLDLSRAVIEHPVVDIVLNVGTGKAAITVPHDAAVDLDGLTTGYRDVVYKPPRRPATGGPTIRITGVMGFGRLTVRHARR; the protein is encoded by the coding sequence GTGACCTCCCCTGCGGATGACGCTTCGACGCTGGTCGGCGACGAGGAACGGGACAGCGGCGCACGGCGGTTGCGGGACGCGTACGCCGAAGGCCGGCTGACCCGCGAGGACATGGACGCGCGCCTCGACGGGGTGCTCTCCGCCACGACGCGCGGCGAACTGGCCGCGGCCCTGGCGTCGTTGCCGGCGGAGGACCCCGGCACGACGACCACGATCGGCGCCGCCGCCGGGCGGGTCCGGCGCAGCGGCCCGTGGCGGGTGCCGCGGACACTGCGGGTGGAGTCGGCGTACGGGCGGGTGCAGTTGGACCTGTCGCGGGCGGTGATCGAGCACCCGGTGGTCGACATCGTGCTGAACGTCGGCACCGGCAAGGCGGCGATCACGGTGCCGCACGACGCGGCGGTCGACCTCGACGGCCTCACGACCGGCTACCGGGACGTCGTCTACAAGCCCCCGCGCCGCCCCGCCACCGGAGGGCCGACGATCCGGATCACCGGCGTCATGGGCTTCGGCCGGCTGACGGTACGCCACGCGCGTCGCTGA
- a CDS encoding SDR family NAD(P)-dependent oxidoreductase codes for MTHTTTPQQPTGSGFDARSTTADVLRGVDLSGRTAVVTGGYVGLGLETTRAFVRAGARVVVPARRRDAAEQALAGLAGAGGNGAGPGGVEVEQMDLASLDGVRRFADRFLDSGRLLDILVNNAGVMASPETRVGPEGWEGQFAVNHLGHYALANHLRPALVHDGGARVVALSSRGHDFSGIRWDDPHFRAEPYDKWAAYGQSKTANALFALHLDALGRDFGVRAFSVHPGSILTELARHIPREEQIAQGWIDEEGNISGAFKTTEQGAATQVWAATAPGLAGLGGVYCEDCDVAEPAGPGGERELRPGVRDYAADPDQAARLWALSAEMTGVDAFGPASARG; via the coding sequence ATGACGCACACGACCACTCCGCAGCAGCCAACCGGCTCCGGCTTCGACGCCCGGAGCACCACCGCCGACGTCCTGCGGGGCGTCGACCTGAGCGGCCGGACCGCCGTCGTCACCGGCGGCTACGTCGGCCTCGGGCTGGAGACGACCCGCGCGTTCGTACGGGCCGGGGCCCGCGTCGTCGTACCGGCCCGGCGGCGCGACGCCGCCGAGCAGGCGCTCGCCGGCCTGGCGGGCGCCGGTGGGAACGGCGCCGGCCCCGGCGGTGTCGAGGTCGAGCAGATGGACCTCGCCAGCCTGGACGGCGTCCGCCGCTTCGCCGACCGGTTCCTCGACTCCGGCCGCTTGCTCGACATCCTCGTCAACAACGCCGGCGTCATGGCCAGCCCCGAGACCCGGGTCGGACCCGAGGGCTGGGAGGGGCAGTTCGCCGTCAACCACCTCGGCCACTACGCCCTGGCCAACCACCTCCGCCCCGCCCTCGTACACGACGGCGGCGCACGCGTCGTCGCCCTGTCCTCCCGCGGCCACGACTTCTCGGGCATCCGCTGGGACGACCCGCACTTCCGCGCCGAGCCGTACGACAAGTGGGCCGCGTACGGCCAGTCGAAGACCGCCAACGCGCTGTTCGCCCTCCATCTCGACGCCCTCGGCCGGGATTTCGGCGTACGCGCCTTCAGCGTGCACCCCGGGTCGATCCTGACCGAACTCGCCCGCCACATCCCCCGCGAGGAGCAGATCGCGCAGGGCTGGATCGACGAGGAAGGCAACATCAGCGGCGCCTTCAAGACCACCGAGCAGGGCGCCGCCACCCAGGTCTGGGCCGCGACCGCGCCGGGGCTGGCCGGCCTGGGCGGCGTCTACTGCGAGGACTGCGACGTCGCCGAGCCGGCCGGCCCCGGCGGGGAGCGGGAACTGCGCCCGGGGGTACGGGACTACGCCGCCGATCCGGACCAGGCCGCCCGGCTGTGGGCGCTGTCGGCGGAGATGACGGGCGTCGACGCCTTCGGCCCGGCGTCCGCCCGGGGGTGA
- a CDS encoding TetR/AcrR family transcriptional regulator, with translation MDDAENEAARRRVLEAADALFYAHGIRAVRMDRIRDAAGVSLKRLYRCYASKDELVEAYLRRRDRWVRGELADFVAKEATGLPHERVLAVFDWLHWWFGQPGFRGCPFTNAFNEVGAESARAAAAVHDHQRAVRAYLRGLIAATGVPDPDAVTNRFLVLYAGSLTVAAISRSSAPALYARETAATILAAESAPG, from the coding sequence ATGGACGACGCGGAGAACGAGGCGGCCCGGCGGCGCGTACTCGAAGCCGCCGACGCACTCTTCTACGCCCACGGCATCCGCGCGGTCCGCATGGACCGGATCCGCGACGCCGCCGGCGTCTCCCTCAAACGGCTCTACCGCTGCTACGCCTCCAAGGACGAGCTGGTCGAGGCGTATCTGCGGCGCCGCGACCGCTGGGTGCGCGGGGAGCTGGCGGACTTCGTCGCGAAGGAGGCCACCGGCCTGCCGCACGAGCGGGTGCTGGCGGTCTTCGACTGGCTGCACTGGTGGTTCGGCCAACCGGGCTTCCGCGGCTGCCCCTTCACGAACGCCTTCAACGAGGTCGGCGCCGAGAGCGCCCGCGCCGCCGCCGCGGTCCACGACCACCAGCGCGCCGTCCGCGCGTACCTCCGCGGCCTGATCGCCGCCACCGGGGTCCCCGACCCGGACGCGGTCACGAACCGCTTCCTGGTCCTGTACGCGGGCTCCCTCACGGTCGCCGCCATCTCCCGCAGCAGCGCGCCGGCGCTGTACGCGCGCGAGACGGCGGCGACGATCCTGGCGGCGGAGTCCGCGCCCGGCTGA
- a CDS encoding sialidase family protein, whose protein sequence is MQPATSATARATPTATATAAAPSRRRRSAVAGMVTALVALGTALPGTAAGSAKGPDGHGGCDASVPFVSGEGATLYRVPAIVRAADGALVAFAEARETRADTGPIDIVSRRSSDGGCTWGPRTVVADQGEDTIGNPAPVVDPVTGDIVLLSTRNDGDATETEIRRGEVPPEDSRRAFVQTSRDDGRTFSRLREITPSVKRPDWRWYATGPGHGIALTRGDHRGRLIIPSDHTNAPPPGSPDLGDERKYNAAHSLYSDDHGQTWQIGFSDDTDDGYVNSNETTAAELPDGTVYFNTRDGYGSSPENRADATSHDGGETLTTPFRPQPDLAGPIVQASVLQIRGRGGPLLYSGPSDPGSRAAMAIRVSEDGGRSWQHRYLVSDARAGYSDLVQLPGGQVGLLYETGETDTYATIRFVRIDLGDIAGAND, encoded by the coding sequence ATGCAGCCAGCCACGTCAGCCACGGCCCGTGCGACACCGACCGCCACCGCGACCGCCGCCGCCCCGTCCCGGCGGCGCCGTTCGGCGGTGGCCGGGATGGTGACCGCGCTGGTGGCCCTGGGCACCGCGCTGCCGGGCACCGCCGCGGGGTCGGCGAAGGGGCCGGACGGGCACGGGGGTTGCGACGCGTCGGTGCCGTTCGTGTCCGGCGAGGGCGCGACGCTGTACCGCGTGCCCGCGATCGTCCGGGCGGCCGACGGCGCGCTCGTCGCCTTCGCCGAGGCACGCGAGACGCGCGCGGACACCGGCCCGATCGACATCGTCAGCCGCCGCTCCTCCGACGGCGGCTGCACCTGGGGGCCGCGGACGGTGGTCGCGGACCAGGGCGAGGACACGATCGGCAACCCCGCACCCGTGGTCGACCCGGTCACCGGCGACATCGTGCTGCTCAGCACCCGCAACGACGGCGACGCGACGGAGACCGAGATCCGCCGGGGCGAGGTACCGCCGGAGGACAGCCGCCGGGCGTTCGTCCAGACCAGCCGGGACGACGGGCGGACGTTCAGCCGGCTGCGCGAGATCACCCCATCGGTGAAGCGGCCCGACTGGCGCTGGTACGCCACGGGACCGGGCCACGGCATCGCGCTGACCCGCGGCGACCACCGCGGCCGGCTCATCATCCCGTCCGACCACACCAACGCGCCGCCCCCCGGGTCGCCGGACCTCGGCGACGAGCGCAAGTACAACGCCGCCCACAGCCTCTACAGCGACGACCACGGGCAGACCTGGCAGATCGGTTTCAGCGACGACACCGACGACGGCTACGTGAACTCCAACGAGACCACCGCGGCCGAACTCCCCGACGGCACCGTCTACTTCAACACCCGCGACGGCTACGGCAGCTCCCCCGAGAACCGCGCCGACGCCACCTCCCACGACGGCGGCGAAACCCTCACCACCCCGTTCCGCCCCCAACCCGACCTCGCCGGCCCGATCGTCCAGGCCAGCGTCCTGCAGATCCGCGGCCGCGGCGGCCCGCTCCTCTACTCGGGCCCGTCGGACCCCGGCAGCCGCGCGGCGATGGCGATCCGCGTCAGCGAGGACGGCGGCCGGAGCTGGCAGCACCGGTACCTGGTCTCCGACGCCCGCGCCGGGTACTCGGACCTCGTCCAACTGCCGGGCGGGCAGGTCGGCCTGCTGTACGAGACCGGTGAGACCGACACGTACGCGACGATCAGGTTCGTCCGCATCGACCTGGGGGACATCGCGGGGGCGAACGACTGA
- a CDS encoding TetR/AcrR family transcriptional regulator codes for MPTPEKTSLSAIIAAGRELLEVRGQQGLTMQNVAERVGVRAPSLYKHVDNRASLLAAVAEATLGDLVALLESTDGSLEELAHAYRRFARDRPEGFRLMNSTHAPTQALVRVAGPVLIAARDLVGEQEAQDAARLMLAWAIGFMDMELNGVFRLGGDVDGAFAYGLAGIRRALTEDRQP; via the coding sequence ATGCCAACCCCTGAGAAGACGTCGCTCAGCGCGATCATCGCTGCTGGCCGCGAGCTGCTGGAGGTGCGTGGCCAGCAGGGATTGACGATGCAGAACGTAGCCGAGCGTGTGGGGGTGCGCGCACCGTCGCTGTACAAGCACGTCGACAACCGGGCTTCCCTGCTCGCCGCCGTAGCAGAGGCCACCCTTGGGGACCTGGTTGCCCTGCTGGAGTCGACCGACGGCTCACTTGAGGAACTGGCACACGCGTACCGGCGGTTCGCCCGGGACCGGCCTGAGGGGTTCCGGCTCATGAACTCCACGCATGCACCGACCCAGGCACTCGTCCGCGTGGCCGGCCCGGTACTGATCGCCGCCAGGGATCTCGTAGGGGAGCAGGAAGCGCAGGATGCTGCGCGCCTGATGCTGGCTTGGGCAATCGGCTTCATGGATATGGAGCTGAACGGCGTCTTCCGACTAGGGGGCGACGTCGACGGAGCCTTCGCGTACGGCCTGGCCGGCATCCGCCGAGCGCTCACCGAGGACCGCCAGCCCTGA
- a CDS encoding BTAD domain-containing putative transcriptional regulator, translating to MNEPHEGSLRFSVLGPVRGWRGDRELELGSPQQRVVLAALLLRCGRTVTAGELVDAVWGEEPPAAAVSVLRTYVSRLRRVLEPGRGAGVVPQVIVSSADGYFVRVPELAVDLHVFEQRVAGARRLRAAGNVPAAGEKLRAALEGWEGVPLAGLPGPFAKAERSRLTEQRLSVTEMRLEADVQLRRHSEVIAELAVLTADHPLREQLSRLLMLALYRSGRQAEALAAYRTLHSTLAAELGIEPGAALQELHHRILNADTSLEFASADHVSAQLDGRQGRDGDGEGSRVSPAAERQGRPAQLPADLATFTGRHAELAQIEAMLPVGEEHPATVISVIGGMAGIGKTALAVHWAHRIAHRYPDGQLYINLRGFDPADSAVPPAEAVRIFLDALGVPAHRIPTDLEAQVALYRSLVAGRRMLILLDNARDTEHVRPLLPGCPDCLVIVTSRSQLTGLIVTNGAQPLTLNPLPSTEAHDLLARRIGTARPAAEPAATREIITRCARLPLALAIIAARAATHPGFPLSAVAEELRVNRGSLDAFTGGDLGTDIRAVFSTSYDALSVPAARLFRLLGLHPGADISAPAAAALSALPVRETRGLLTDLARAHLLTEHAPGRYTLHDLLRTYAAERVQAYEAEEDRTQATERVLSWYLHTADGVHPHLTPHRRRIPLTPPLPGCTPLVFTTRDQALEWCEKERPNLVAAVHQAAALQHVGIAWNLSAALWGFFYLRSHLHDWLDVANTSLNVTRENHDRVGQAWSHGDVANALTSMRRFDEAATHLRRSMILWRELGDIRGRAQAVSNLGNVSLHVGRPDKAVEYGRRALALHRAVGSTWGEGIVLANLGDAYQRLGRYDEAVSHLQEALTLLRATGNSWVEGVTLDSLGTLQHRLHRHEAAIDRYHEALRVHRDVGNRWGEGDTLGHIGDVLLDTGDPEGAHTTWRQALTALEAIDHPDTEKIRERLRRMDERSPGAVPHTVDAVGAPFLAPTELDRVMSGGRSDS from the coding sequence ATGAACGAGCCCCATGAAGGATCTTTGCGGTTTTCGGTGCTGGGGCCTGTGCGCGGGTGGCGTGGTGATCGGGAGTTGGAGTTGGGTTCGCCCCAGCAGCGGGTGGTGCTGGCGGCGTTGTTGTTGCGGTGCGGGCGGACGGTGACGGCTGGTGAACTGGTCGATGCGGTATGGGGGGAGGAGCCGCCGGCCGCGGCCGTTTCCGTGCTGCGTACCTATGTGTCGCGGTTGCGTAGGGTGCTTGAGCCCGGTCGTGGTGCAGGTGTTGTGCCACAGGTGATTGTTTCGTCTGCGGACGGATATTTCGTCCGGGTTCCAGAGCTTGCCGTGGATCTGCATGTGTTCGAGCAGCGGGTTGCCGGGGCAAGGCGGTTGCGTGCTGCAGGTAACGTGCCGGCTGCGGGGGAGAAGTTGCGTGCCGCGCTGGAGGGCTGGGAGGGGGTGCCGCTGGCCGGGTTGCCCGGTCCGTTCGCGAAGGCTGAGCGATCCCGGCTGACGGAGCAGCGGCTGTCCGTGACGGAGATGCGGCTGGAAGCCGATGTCCAGTTGCGGCGGCACAGCGAGGTGATCGCCGAGTTGGCCGTGCTGACCGCTGACCATCCGCTACGTGAACAGTTGAGCCGGCTTCTGATGCTGGCGCTGTACCGGTCCGGGCGGCAGGCTGAGGCACTGGCGGCGTATCGCACTTTGCACAGCACCCTGGCGGCCGAGCTTGGTATTGAGCCCGGTGCGGCGCTGCAGGAGTTGCACCACCGCATCCTGAACGCCGACACCTCCCTGGAGTTCGCCTCCGCGGATCACGTCTCCGCGCAGTTGGACGGCAGGCAGGGCAGGGACGGGGACGGGGAGGGGAGCAGGGTTTCACCGGCCGCCGAGCGCCAGGGCCGTCCGGCGCAGTTGCCCGCGGATTTGGCCACGTTCACCGGCCGGCATGCCGAGCTGGCGCAGATCGAGGCCATGCTGCCCGTGGGGGAGGAGCATCCGGCCACGGTGATCAGTGTGATCGGTGGTATGGCGGGGATCGGCAAGACTGCCCTGGCGGTGCACTGGGCGCACCGGATTGCGCATCGTTATCCGGACGGGCAGCTCTATATCAACCTGCGTGGCTTCGACCCGGCGGACTCGGCGGTGCCGCCGGCGGAGGCTGTCCGGATCTTCCTCGACGCGCTCGGTGTGCCCGCCCACCGTATCCCCACCGACCTGGAGGCGCAGGTCGCGCTGTACCGCAGCCTGGTCGCCGGCCGGCGGATGCTGATCCTCCTCGACAACGCCCGCGACACCGAACACGTCCGCCCCCTGCTGCCCGGCTGCCCCGACTGCCTGGTCATCGTCACCAGCCGCAGCCAGCTCACCGGCCTGATCGTGACCAACGGGGCGCAGCCGCTGACACTGAACCCCCTGCCGTCCACCGAGGCCCACGACCTCCTGGCCCGTCGCATCGGCACCGCGCGGCCTGCCGCGGAACCGGCGGCGACACGAGAGATCATCACGCGCTGCGCCCGGCTGCCGCTGGCCCTCGCCATCATCGCCGCCCGGGCCGCCACCCACCCCGGCTTCCCCCTCAGCGCCGTCGCCGAAGAACTGCGCGTCAACCGGGGGAGCCTCGACGCCTTCACCGGCGGCGACCTCGGCACCGACATCCGCGCGGTCTTCTCCACCTCCTATGACGCCCTGTCCGTCCCGGCTGCCCGGCTGTTCCGGCTGCTTGGTCTGCACCCGGGCGCCGACATCTCCGCCCCCGCCGCGGCCGCCCTCTCCGCACTCCCCGTCCGCGAAACCCGGGGCCTGCTCACCGATCTGGCCCGCGCTCACCTGCTCACCGAACACGCCCCCGGCCGCTACACCCTGCACGACCTGCTGCGCACCTACGCCGCCGAACGCGTCCAGGCGTACGAAGCGGAGGAAGACCGCACACAGGCAACCGAACGGGTGCTGTCCTGGTACCTGCACACCGCGGACGGCGTCCACCCCCACCTCACCCCGCACCGCCGCCGTATCCCCCTCACCCCACCACTCCCCGGCTGCACCCCGCTGGTGTTCACCACTCGCGACCAAGCCCTGGAGTGGTGCGAGAAAGAGCGCCCCAACCTCGTCGCCGCCGTCCACCAGGCCGCCGCCCTCCAGCACGTCGGCATCGCCTGGAACCTGAGCGCCGCCCTCTGGGGATTCTTCTATCTCCGCAGCCACCTGCACGACTGGCTCGATGTCGCCAACACGTCCCTCAACGTCACCCGTGAAAACCACGACCGGGTCGGGCAGGCATGGAGCCATGGCGACGTGGCCAATGCGCTGACATCGATGCGCAGATTCGACGAAGCCGCCACCCACCTCCGCCGGTCGATGATCCTCTGGCGGGAACTCGGCGACATCCGCGGCAGGGCCCAAGCCGTGAGCAATCTGGGCAACGTCTCTCTCCATGTCGGCCGGCCTGACAAGGCCGTCGAATACGGCCGCCGCGCCCTGGCACTTCACCGGGCCGTCGGAAGTACCTGGGGAGAAGGCATCGTCCTGGCCAACCTGGGCGACGCCTACCAGCGCCTCGGCCGCTACGACGAGGCCGTCAGCCACCTCCAGGAGGCGCTGACGCTCCTGCGCGCCACCGGCAACAGCTGGGTCGAGGGCGTGACGCTCGACAGCCTCGGCACCCTCCAGCACCGGCTCCACCGCCACGAAGCAGCGATCGACCGCTACCACGAGGCACTCAGGGTGCACCGGGACGTCGGAAACCGCTGGGGCGAGGGCGACACCCTCGGCCACATCGGCGACGTCCTCCTCGACACAGGCGACCCGGAAGGCGCTCACACCACCTGGAGACAGGCACTCACAGCCTTGGAGGCGATCGACCACCCCGACACAGAGAAGATCCGGGAGAGGCTCCGCCGTATGGACGAACGCTCGCCCGGCGCGGTGCCGCACACCGTCGATGCGGTCGGGGCGCCATTCCTTGCCCCTACTGAACTTGATCGGGTGATGTCGGGCGGTCGGTCCGACAGTTGA
- a CDS encoding cyclopropane-fatty-acyl-phospholipid synthase family protein, giving the protein MAEAAAVLARFSEQVLGVPLPVGIRLWDESTAGPEDGPAFVLRNREALRRLLWRPGELGLARAWVAGDLEVEGDLYELLARISTLLWERDQPGTRAAAIRKALSVLTTPDSVRTVSRTLALAGNGLPPSPPDEEVVRRRGPAHSLRRDKAAISHHYDVGNDFYRLVLGPSLVYSCAYWEGDPSSTDSGGTLEQAQEAKLDLVCRKLALREGQRLLDVGCGWGSLAMHAAEHYGVHVVGVTISGEQAALARERVAAAGHEHLVEIRLQDYREIDGPPFDAISSIGMAEHVGRKRYRAYADVLYELLKPGGRLLNHQIARRPVRDEKEYRMDPFIDRYVFPDGELAPVGSTVSLLEEAGFEVVDVESLREHYALTLRAWVANLEARWDEAVKLTSPGRARVWRLYMAASAVGFENNTMGVNQVLTVRTGGDGRSGMPLRSNYLGTSASALA; this is encoded by the coding sequence ATGGCCGAGGCAGCCGCAGTCCTGGCCCGTTTCAGTGAACAGGTGCTGGGCGTCCCCCTGCCCGTGGGAATCCGCCTCTGGGACGAGAGCACGGCCGGTCCCGAAGACGGGCCGGCCTTCGTCCTGCGTAACCGCGAAGCCCTGCGGCGTCTGCTGTGGCGGCCCGGAGAGCTGGGGCTCGCCCGCGCCTGGGTGGCCGGAGACCTCGAAGTCGAGGGCGATCTGTACGAGCTGCTGGCACGGATCTCGACGCTGCTGTGGGAACGGGACCAGCCCGGCACCCGCGCGGCGGCGATCCGCAAAGCGCTGAGCGTGCTGACCACACCCGACAGCGTACGTACGGTGAGCCGGACGCTCGCCCTCGCGGGGAACGGGCTCCCACCGTCACCGCCCGACGAAGAGGTGGTGCGCCGTCGTGGGCCTGCGCACAGCCTGCGCCGTGACAAGGCAGCCATCAGTCACCACTACGACGTCGGCAACGACTTCTACCGCCTGGTGCTGGGCCCCTCCCTCGTCTACTCCTGCGCCTACTGGGAGGGGGACCCGTCCTCCACCGACTCCGGCGGCACTCTGGAACAGGCCCAGGAGGCCAAGCTGGACCTGGTCTGCCGCAAACTCGCCCTGCGCGAGGGGCAGCGGCTGCTGGATGTGGGCTGCGGGTGGGGATCGCTGGCCATGCACGCGGCCGAACACTACGGCGTACACGTCGTAGGGGTCACCATCTCCGGTGAGCAGGCCGCATTGGCTCGCGAGCGTGTCGCCGCGGCAGGGCATGAGCATCTGGTGGAGATCAGGTTGCAGGACTACCGGGAGATCGATGGCCCCCCTTTCGACGCGATCTCCTCGATCGGCATGGCCGAGCATGTGGGCAGGAAGCGGTACCGTGCGTACGCGGATGTCCTGTACGAACTGCTGAAGCCGGGCGGGCGGTTGCTCAACCACCAGATAGCGCGGCGCCCTGTGCGGGACGAGAAGGAGTACCGCATGGACCCCTTCATCGACCGGTATGTCTTCCCCGACGGCGAGCTGGCGCCCGTCGGCTCCACTGTGTCGCTGCTGGAGGAAGCGGGCTTCGAGGTAGTCGACGTCGAGTCCCTGCGCGAGCACTATGCCCTCACGCTACGTGCGTGGGTGGCCAACCTCGAAGCGCGCTGGGACGAGGCGGTCAAGCTGACCTCGCCCGGGCGGGCGCGGGTGTGGCGCCTGTACATGGCGGCCTCAGCCGTCGGGTTCGAGAACAACACCATGGGCGTCAACCAGGTACTGACGGTCAGGACCGGCGGTGACGGCCGGTCCGGCATGCCCTTGCGCAGCAACTACCTCGGGACCTCGGCCTCGGCGCTCGCCTGA